The DNA region ACGCGCGGTGCAGATCGCCGCCGCGTCCGGGAACACCGACACCGCCACACTGCTCGAGGGCGTGGTGGACGTGCTCGATGCCCGCACCGGCACGGTGCGGCTGAAGTCCGCGGTGCGCAAGGCCGATGAGATGACCCTGGATACGCGATCCACCAAGACCTCTCGCGTGCACAAGCGGTGAGGTGACCGAGATGCACACCTGCCCGGCCGGACACGACTCCGCGGCCACCGACTACTGCGACGTCTGCGGCCTGCTCATGGAATCGGGCCGACCGACCGCACCCGCACCGGAACCCCCGGCCGCGCCCTGCCCGGTCTGCGGGGAGCCGCGAACCGGACGCTTCTGTGAGGGCTGCAGTTACGACTTCGTGGCGGGCTCCGCGCCCACCCGGGTCGCGGCCGTACCCGATCCCGCACTCGCCGCCTCCGCCCCCACGGTGATCGCGCCTACGATCGCCGCGCCTACCGAAAGCGCCTGGACAGCAACGGTCTTCGCCGACCGCGAGTACTTCGACACCATGCGCAGCGAGGACGACGACGTCGAATTCCCCGCCTACTGCCCCGAACGCACCTTCGTCCTGCACCGCAGGCAGGTACGGGTCGGACGCTACAGCGCCTCGAAGGGGATCGACCCGGAGATCGACCTGACCGGTCCCCCGCAGGATCCGGGCGTCTCGCACCTGCACGTGCTGCTCGTCGCCCAGCCCGAGAACGGCTGGGCTGTCATCGATCTCGGTTCCACCAACGGCACCCGGGTCAACGCGGCCATCGACCCGATCCCGCACGGCACCGCCGTGCCGGTGGGCTCCGGCGACCGTATTCACCTGGGCGCCTGGACCACTCTCACCCTGAAACAGGACAACGCGTCATGACGACGACCCTCGCCCACACCCCGGCGGCGCGCACCGAGACCCGCCCGGACACCGGTGCGCTCGCCCGGGTGCGCGCCCTGCTGCCCGGCCGGGCGGACACCCCGCGCTGGATTCGACTGCTGGCCATCGCGGCCGTGCTGCTCACCGCGGTGACGGCACTGGCGATGGCCGCCGACGCCCGAGCCACCCGCACCGGCGTCAACGTCATCGGCCACCACACCGCGCCGACCGTGACCGCCACCGAGGATCTGTACTTCGCGCTCGCCGACATGGACGCGCAAGTGGCGAATGTGCTGCTCGCCGGGAGCGATTCGACACTGGCGACGGTGCGCTCCACGGCGCTGGCCACCTACGAGCAGCGGCGGGAACAGGCCGACGCGGACCTGCAGCAGGCCATGACCATCGCCACCAACGACGATGCCGCGCGACAGATCCGGGAACTGCTCGACAAGTTCGGTCAGTACGAGGCGCTG from Nocardia tengchongensis includes:
- a CDS encoding FHA domain-containing protein; the encoded protein is MHTCPAGHDSAATDYCDVCGLLMESGRPTAPAPEPPAAPCPVCGEPRTGRFCEGCSYDFVAGSAPTRVAAVPDPALAASAPTVIAPTIAAPTESAWTATVFADREYFDTMRSEDDDVEFPAYCPERTFVLHRRQVRVGRYSASKGIDPEIDLTGPPQDPGVSHLHVLLVAQPENGWAVIDLGSTNGTRVNAAIDPIPHGTAVPVGSGDRIHLGAWTTLTLKQDNAS